The DNA window CATCACGCAAAGCCCGCTGCAAGGCTTCGCGAACTTGCCGGCGCTGGTAACTTTCCCAGCGCCCTACAAAGTACTTCGCTTGGTAAACCGCTACTCGCTTCGACGATCCGGTTGAGGGCTCAAGAACCTGAATACGGCCTTCCTTGCTGAAGCTGTGCAATACCCCAGTGCCAAATTGACCCCGAAGAATGCTTTCAACAAGCGCGTTGAACGCTTGCCTAGGCTCCGGGACGAAAAATTCGAGCTGTTCAAATGGGTTTAAAATCATAGGGGTAAAGGTCACGCCGTCGGCACGCCGGATTTACAAAGCGCTGCGAACTGAAGGTTGTAGAACGCCAAGGTACCAAAGCTTATGAGATGCCAACGTACCGGGGCATCACCCATTCGGGTGAGATAACGCCTGTTTAGAATTCATGTGCACGTCTCAGAGCGGGACCAGATACGCTGCCTGCCTCCTCTCCGCAACCTGATTTCAGCTCAATAAACCCGGGTCGCCCCCCTCTCCGGCGACCGCGAAAAATTCAGCTGATTCGCGACCACGTGCCCCAACGAGGTAATCGATTGTCCCAAAAGCGGGATCCGGTTTCTCGCTTTCGGTACGCCGGACGCCTTTAGCTTGAGCGGGCCGGGCACCGGAACCGCGAAAAAACGATTAATTCGTCGTCGACGTGGGGCACGTTCCAGGAGAGGATCTTTCTGTAAGTTCCTTAATTCGAGGAGCTTTTGTTAATTCATCCATTTAGGCCCCCGGTCATTCTCAGGCCGGACTCCGACCCCGGCCGTCGGTGTGGCACCCGGGATGCTTAAAAGAACGGCGCGGGGTCAAAATAAAAATGCTTTCTCAGCGAAAATCGGCTGCACGTACCGGAACGACTTCCGTGCCGGGCGGCAAATCATTCGCGGAAACCGGCGCCCCTGCACCGCAGTAAATCGATTGAAATCTAGATTATGGCAGGAGACGCTTTTTCCAAGGTCGAGCGACCCACGATATGCATTCGCCAGGTGAGTGCGGTGGTGTTCGATTTTGAGGACCTTTTTCGGTGGAGTGACGAGGCTGTGCTGCAACGGTTCCGGCTCACTCAGAGGATAAGCCCGAACATGGTGCCTCAGGATTTGCGGGCCGACGCATGCCAGATTACGCGCGACCTTAACGCCATTACCCTGCGATTCTTCCGGAAAACAACCCCGGACGCCCTGGGCACCCCGGGGACGGAAATCTTTCAATTTACCTTCGAGTCACCGGTACATTCGGTTGAGGTCTGAAGCACGGGCGAACGTCATCTGTTGAAAATTGTGTTTGGCTGGCGTGGCACGGCAGGCTTACATGGCAGTCGGCCGCCGCCGGTGCAGCCCCGGCGTCTCATCGAAGTGGGGGGTAATTGACGGCGCGCCGGCCGGCAAAACACTACCCTTAACGAGACATTCGATGGCTTGTAACCCAGAGGTCCTGAAAGGTGTGCCCTTGTTTGCTCTGCTGGATAACGAGGAACTTGCCATCCTTGCCGGGCAGATCGCCATCAACAAGTTCGCAGGGCGCCAGCGCATCTACAAGCTGGGTGATCCATCCGCGAGTGCTTACGTCGTGGTTTCCGGGGCAGTCCGGGTGAGCACCGTGGATGAGGACGGGCAGGAAGTCGTGGTTGATCAACCCGGTTCGGGTGAGTTTTTCGGGTTTGCCTCAATGATCGACCAAACGCCTCACCAGACCGGCGCCGTCGCCCTGGAAGAGACCGTCTGCGTTGAGGTTGACCGTCACGATCTTACCGTGCTGTTTCAACGTAAGCCGATGGCGGGCATTGACCTGTTGACGGCGCTCGGACGCCAGTTTCACGCCGCCCAGCAACTCGTTCGCAACCGTTCCACGCGCAACCCGAACGCCGTTATTGAGGAGCAATCCACCCTTGGAGATAACGTCGCGGATGCGGTCGCGCGCTTCGGCGGATCCTGGTCCTTCATCATTTCGTTTGCGGTGTTTCTCGTGGTGTACGTGGGAATCAACATCGCTATCGGCAAGGCGGCGTGGGACCCATACCCTTTTATTCTTCCGAACCTCTTTCTTTCCATGCTGGCCGCCATTCAGGCGCCGGTCATCATGATGAGTCAGAACCGGCAGGATGCGAAAGACCGCTTGCGTGGGGAGTTGGATTATGACGTCAACCGTCGCGCGGCTTCTGACATCCACGGCTTGGCGCGCAAGCTCAATCTGCTCCACGAAAAGGTTGGTGACCTGGAAGATCTGATCCGTGAGAATCCGGTCCCCGGACACCCCGATGGGCCGGGGCCGGACTCCGGCGCGGAACTTGCCTGAGAATGCGCTTATTCACAGACCGGTGAGCGCTTTCCGGTAACGCATCGCGGGAGCCTGGATTCCGCCATAGGGGAAGGTTTTCGGCCTGCCGGTTTCCAGGCAGTATGACCGCCGCTCGTAAAAGCGCCGGGCGCGCTGGTTTTGCTGGTGGACCCAAAGCACGGCGGTTCGTGCACCGCGCTCGCGCATGCGGCCTTCTGCGATCTCGCAGAGAATCCGGCCGACTCCGCGGCCCCAGTACCGCGGTAACAGATACAGCCCGTAAAGTTCCTGCATCAGGGCAGGATCGAGATCATCGTCCCGGGGCGGACCCAGGATGGCCCATCCCACAAGAACGTCGTCAACGAGTGCGACCCAGGTTTCGGTAGGGCCACTCGATAGGATGCGTTCCCATTCGGCCCGCTCGGCTTCCACCGAAAGGCTCGCCAGCACCGATTCCGGCAGTAAACGCGGGTACGCGGTTCGCCAGGTTTCCACGTGCACTGCCGCGATTCGCGGTGCATCGCCCCGGTCCGCCCGTCTGATGGTCACGATGGAAGACCACGCTACCGTTTGTCTCTCCGCTTTCGTCGGCATCACCGAGCCCTTGCCGTCCGCAAGGTGGGTAGGGGACCAATAAGATCCGTTCCCTGCACCCGGGGACCTGCGTCTGCGCCCAGGCTCCCTTTCGAGTACGGCTGACGTCAATTCCTCCTGGGCCGGATCTCGATCCGGCCATCGCGCACGCGGGTTTCGTAGCAGGGTTGGGCATACACCGCCGGGCCGTCGATGACACGGCCGTTCTCCAACGCGAATTGGGAGCCGTGCCAGGGACAAACCACGCTGTCGCCTTCCAGTTTGCCTTCGGCCAAGGGGCCCCCCAGGTGCGCGCACTTCTCGCCGAGCGCAAAAATCCGCCCGTTGCGTCTCACCAGGAGAACGCTTATGCCGCGCACCTGCACACGCCGGAGTTCGGCTTCCGGCAGATCGCCTTCAGCGATGACCGGTGACCATTCGTCCGGTGCATCCCGCTGCGCATGGTCCACGCCGATGCGCTCATCGTAGCTCAAATGCCCCCCAAGGTAGGTGCCGGCGAGAACGAACAGAAACCCCGTCATTCCACTGGCGATTCCCGCTTGGCGGTTGCCGCTTCGGCGCTGCAGCCACGAAGCGGCATAGCAGAGGGCCGCGCTCGCGTTGAACAATGCGTGCAGAACGCCCACGCGGCGCGCCGGCCGGTCCGTCTTGCTCCAGTCGCACAAGCCGCTCGTAGCCGCCCCCAGTGCCCCGACCAGACCGATACCGACGGCGGCATCAGCCCCGGGGGCGTACACCTGAGTTCCACTCGCCAGTTCAACTGCGTCGAGGACCGCAGCCGTGCTCCATGCGCCCACCGGCACGTCGGTGATCGCGGCGTGAACCGGGTGGCCAAGCCAATTGCCGTGCAGGAAATTGCGCACGGGACGGCCCCCACGGTTGACCGTCGCCGCCGCGAGCGCACTGAGCGCCTTCTCGGCGGGTTCGAGCCATGGCTGCCGGTCGATGAAGTCCGAAACGAGGGATGGTCTCATGGGGTCTCTCCCGTCACGCAGGCAGAAGCCGCGATTTATCCGTTTACGTTAGGGAAACGCAGGCCAGGATACCGGCGGCTGTAAGTCGTTTGCGCTTTGTCCCGAATTGCAGGATCGGCGCACGGAGCCGTCGCGGGTCTCCAACCCCCGTTCGGCCCCGCGCTCCGGGCATCGCTTCGTACCGACCGCCGGGCCCGGCCGGCGCCTACTTGACCGGCGTGACCGTCACGTCCCTGACGGTGCCCGATTTCGTAACCGACGCGGTAAAGGAGAACGCATCGCCGTTGTCATTGTTGATGATCACGCTTGATCGACCCTTGATTTCCACTTCGTCCGGTGAAACCCAGCGGGCACTGGTGAACGTCGGTGGCACGATCCGGCCCACCTTGTTCAGCGAAGCGTCGAATGCCTTCGCAAGTTTGGGTTTGAAGGTCGAATCCAGGTTCTCCTCAAAAAGCCGGTGCACGGTCTTGCCGGATCTGAGCTCGATGAGGTCTCGGCGCCCCGACTTATCGACCACCAGCACGCTGGATTGGTCCGGTGATACGAACTTGATCGGCTCCGCGGCGATGAGCCCGGAGGCAGTAACCAGAAGAAAGGGAAGAATGAGGAACGGTTTCATGAGTTGCAAGGGTTGCGCTTGTTTTCGACGCGAAACCTCGGGGTGGCAAGAGGAAAACCTGGCTTGTCGGCATGCATCATTCCAGGCCCGCGGTCCCTACTCGGAAGTGATGCTGGCTGCGGCGTCGTTCAAAGCCGCCTCCGGTGAAGTCCGGCCTTGAGTCGCCAATTGCAGCGCCGTGGTCAGCGCGGTGAAAAACCGGCCCATTCGCGGCACGTTCGGCATTAACTCACCGTGGTCGACGCATGCTTTGAGTTCACGCACGCGGGCATCAGTCCGGGCCAGGGTCTCGTAAGCCTGCGTCAGCGCCGGCACCCCCACCGCCTTCGCGCGATTCATCGCCGCGATTCCTTCCGGAGTTACGACGTACCGTTCCAGAAACGCCTGGGCCAGATCCTGGTTTGGGCTGGAACAGTTGAAAAAGGCGGCCGTGACCCCCACAAAAGGACGTCCCGGGTGGCCATCCATCCCAAGCAACGGGGCCACTCCAAAATCAATATTTTTCGCGATCAGATTTGCCCAGGACCACGGGCCGGAGAACATCATCGCCAGCTTGCCCTGGCCCATAAGTTCCTCGGTATAACTGTACACGACGCTTGGTGGAAGGATGCCGGCCCGGATGAGCGCGTTAATCTGGGAAACCGCCGCAACTGCGCCGGGAGTATTCACGCCCGTTTTCGTGACCTCATATTCCGTAGCGTGCTTTTGGAAGACGTACGCGCCCGCACTCGCCAGTAGCCCCCAGGAATAATAAGCGCTCGTGTACTCCCATAAGATCGGCTGAACCCCGGGATATTGCTGGCGGAGACGCTGGGCCAGGGCCGGAATTTGTGCCAGTTGGGTGGGCGGGTCCGCATTCACGAACTTGCGGTTGTAGATCAGGCTAACCGTCTCGAGCGCAATCGGATAACCCCAGAGCTTCTGCCCATGCGATACCGCCTGCCAGGCCTGGGGAAAAAAATTCCTTGTGAACTCCGCAGCCGGCGTAACCGCCGCGATCAGCCCGCTGTCCGCCCATTCGGCGACTTTGTCGTGCGCCCAGATCACGATGTCAGGTCCTTTCCCCGCCTGCGCGGCAATCGGGAAGGAATCGGTGAGTTTTTCCGGGGTCTCGACGGTGACTGTGATGCCCAGGTCACGATCAAACTTGTCACCAAGCGCCTGAACCGCCCGGCCCCGTTCATTGTCCATCCAGACCAGGAGCTCGCCGTTCTTCCACGCCCAGGCGTTTTGCGCTCCCAGGAATGGTAACACCGCGGCAAGTAACCGCGCCAAACATCGAAATCCGGGGAGAACGGAAACGCGCTGCCTCTTAAGCCTGCCGCCACAACGGCCGGTGCAAACGCCCGCTGAAACAAAAGGGTTCATGTGTTGCTGCTCACCCATTCAGTATGCACGGTTTGGCCGTCCGCTGCACGGGTTACTGCGCCGTCTGCAGGTGTGCCGCTCAAACGACGGTACGCAGCCGGAAGGCAGCTTTGCCGAATGAGCGAAAAAAACGCGGTTTAACGCCCTCACAACAATTGCGGACGAATTTGATTGACTGCTGTTGAGAGTCATTCTCAATTGTCGCGTAACGAGTTCTCACCAATGAACAGCGCCTCTTGTTCCGCGTCCCTGGTGCCGCCAGCCGTTAAACCGCTGCAGTTGTCCGTCACGTTTCGCTGGCTGCTGGGCCTTTCTGCCCTCGCGGTGATTTCAATCCTGATCTGGCAAGGCGCCACGGCGCAGGGCGCTCCGGACCCGGTGGCGAATGGCCGTGACCCGGCGGCGGCCATGCTCGACATCGCGGTATTGGTGTTTCGGGAAGGGTTAGAGTGCATCCTGGTTCTGGCCGCCATCACCGCCAACATGATCGGCGAGAACCGGGTCCATACACGTCCGGTGGCCGCAGGCGCCGGAATCGGCTTTCTCGCGACGATTGCAACTTGGTTTATCGCGGTCGGTATTCTGCAGGATCTGACGGAGAACGTTTCCGCACTTAACCTGCAGGCTGCCACCGGGTTGCTGGCCGTCCTTGTGCTCCTGGTGGTAATGAACTGGTTTTTTCACAAATTCTACTGGGGCGGATGGATCACCCTTCATAACCGGAAAAAGAAAGAGCTCCTCGGGCACGTTGACGACGCGCTGCTGAGCCGGAACCGTCTGTTGCTTGGATTGGCCCTGCTCGGGTTCTCATCTTTCTACAGGGAAGGATTCGAAGTGGTGCTCTTTCTCCAAAGCTACCGGTTGCGGTTAGGGAACGAACTGGTCATGGCCGGCTCCGCCGTCGGCCTTCTGCTCTCCGGAACGGTCGCAGTCCTGACCTTCGTCGCGCACCGGCGGCTGCCGTACCGGAAGATGCTGGTCCTTACCGGCATTATGCTGGGAGGCGTGTTGATCGTGATGGTCGGCGAACAAGTCCAGGAAATGCAGTTGGCCCACTGGATCTCCACGACCGAGATCAAACCGTTGACGGACATGCTGCCTGCCTGGTGCGGCACCTGGTTTTCCGTGTACCCGACCGTGGAAACCATAACCGGCCAGCTTCTTGCGGCTGGTTTGGTTATCGGATCGTACTTCGTTGCGCGCAGCCACAAACGGCCCGTCGGCGCTGTGGCCGCTACGGCCTAATTGCGCCGCCTTGCACGCCTTTCGATTGAGCTCCTGCGGTGGGGAGTAGAGTAGATCGGCTCCCCAGAGCAAGAAGTCCCACCCCTGACATTGCCGCCCCGGCCGTCAGGTTCTCCGAAGCACCGGCACCAACCTCCTTATCGTTTAGTCCGCGGACCGCTCATGCCGAGCACCGGGTGGGGAATGTACGGTTCCTCGAGCGCATTCACTTCTTCATGGCTAAGATGCAGGCTCAGCGCCTTGACGGCATCCTCAAGGTGGTGCGTCTTGGTCGCCCCGATGATCGGGGAGGTGATGCCCGGTTTCCGGAGCATCCAGGCCAAAGCCACCTGAGCGTTGCTCGCCCCGCGCTTTTTGGCGATCTCGGTGACTCGATCGACGATGGCAAAATCCGCCTCCTGATCGTACATCTGCCGGCCGAAATCGTCCGTTTTTGCCCGGGTCGTGATCGCTTCCGACCGCTGCCGGTTTCCCGCCAGGAAACCGCGCGCGAGGGGACTCCACGGGATGAGCCCGACCTTTTCTTCCAGACATAACGGGA is part of the Verrucomicrobiota bacterium genome and encodes:
- a CDS encoding DUF1003 domain-containing protein — protein: MACNPEVLKGVPLFALLDNEELAILAGQIAINKFAGRQRIYKLGDPSASAYVVVSGAVRVSTVDEDGQEVVVDQPGSGEFFGFASMIDQTPHQTGAVALEETVCVEVDRHDLTVLFQRKPMAGIDLLTALGRQFHAAQQLVRNRSTRNPNAVIEEQSTLGDNVADAVARFGGSWSFIISFAVFLVVYVGINIAIGKAAWDPYPFILPNLFLSMLAAIQAPVIMMSQNRQDAKDRLRGELDYDVNRRAASDIHGLARKLNLLHEKVGDLEDLIRENPVPGHPDGPGPDSGAELA
- a CDS encoding GNAT family N-acetyltransferase, with protein sequence MPTKAERQTVAWSSIVTIRRADRGDAPRIAAVHVETWRTAYPRLLPESVLASLSVEAERAEWERILSSGPTETWVALVDDVLVGWAILGPPRDDDLDPALMQELYGLYLLPRYWGRGVGRILCEIAEGRMRERGARTAVLWVHQQNQRARRFYERRSYCLETGRPKTFPYGGIQAPAMRYRKALTGL
- a CDS encoding Rieske 2Fe-2S domain-containing protein, giving the protein MRPSLVSDFIDRQPWLEPAEKALSALAAATVNRGGRPVRNFLHGNWLGHPVHAAITDVPVGAWSTAAVLDAVELASGTQVYAPGADAAVGIGLVGALGAATSGLCDWSKTDRPARRVGVLHALFNASAALCYAASWLQRRSGNRQAGIASGMTGFLFVLAGTYLGGHLSYDERIGVDHAQRDAPDEWSPVIAEGDLPEAELRRVQVRGISVLLVRRNGRIFALGEKCAHLGGPLAEGKLEGDSVVCPWHGSQFALENGRVIDGPAVYAQPCYETRVRDGRIEIRPRRN
- the malE gene encoding maltose/maltodextrin ABC transporter substrate-binding protein MalE, encoding MLPFLGAQNAWAWKNGELLVWMDNERGRAVQALGDKFDRDLGITVTVETPEKLTDSFPIAAQAGKGPDIVIWAHDKVAEWADSGLIAAVTPAAEFTRNFFPQAWQAVSHGQKLWGYPIALETVSLIYNRKFVNADPPTQLAQIPALAQRLRQQYPGVQPILWEYTSAYYSWGLLASAGAYVFQKHATEYEVTKTGVNTPGAVAAVSQINALIRAGILPPSVVYSYTEELMGQGKLAMMFSGPWSWANLIAKNIDFGVAPLLGMDGHPGRPFVGVTAAFFNCSSPNQDLAQAFLERYVVTPEGIAAMNRAKAVGVPALTQAYETLARTDARVRELKACVDHGELMPNVPRMGRFFTALTTALQLATQGRTSPEAALNDAAASITSE
- a CDS encoding iron permease — encoded protein: MIWQGATAQGAPDPVANGRDPAAAMLDIAVLVFREGLECILVLAAITANMIGENRVHTRPVAAGAGIGFLATIATWFIAVGILQDLTENVSALNLQAATGLLAVLVLLVVMNWFFHKFYWGGWITLHNRKKKELLGHVDDALLSRNRLLLGLALLGFSSFYREGFEVVLFLQSYRLRLGNELVMAGSAVGLLLSGTVAVLTFVAHRRLPYRKMLVLTGIMLGGVLIVMVGEQVQEMQLAHWISTTEIKPLTDMLPAWCGTWFSVYPTVETITGQLLAAGLVIGSYFVARSHKRPVGAVAATA